The following are encoded together in the Phaseolus vulgaris cultivar G19833 chromosome 9, P. vulgaris v2.0, whole genome shotgun sequence genome:
- the LOC137820492 gene encoding flocculation protein FLO11-like isoform X1: MATSTKFDVSSSSPDRQLYSGQRGSHIAPSLDRSGSFRESLENPILSSLPSMSRNSSSATQGDVVSFFNCVRFNLKLVAPEHKSNRQTDYKRLVSAALGLSSDESPSSSAKGKQLSSPVPEDIKRLRDSLHASFRRARDRAKMFSEALSRFNKDFQNITSKKRSRAETFSNERSSFMLSDRSVLGTSTGKVGVQSHVVTGGFEHDQLKLEERTKNVPNKRTRTSLVDVRMDIRTNSLVRPSGTVDRDKEMLRIVNNSAIQGEERTLPIGGDGWEKSKMKKKRSGIKPDGSPNTALTKPVNLFQETKHGMQQRLAIDTRAKLSNDSHSFRSGVTNGTVGAGKSDGVSQQTGLGIRVSTPRSDLENNSPVSDRRDRPVSSDKERVNFRAVNKVTARDEFNSASPNSSAKMNTPIRAPRSGSGVAPKSSPGVHRAAVPNDWEPSHCMTKPPTSVGTNNRKRMASARSSSPPVVHWQRPQKSSRTARRANFVSTVSSNDDSPALDSVSDVTGNDLGLGFVRRLAGNSPQQIKLKGDSTSAALSESEESGVAEIKPKEKGRKAAEIGQKSGKNVQKVSNFVLPTRKSKLVSGEEHGDGVRRQGRTGRNFPAARSPTPMTSEKLGNVGNIGTVKQLRSSRLGLEKSESRAGRPPTRKLSDRKAYARQKHTAISASADFLVGSEDGHEELLAAVKAVTNSASSFSSQFWRQMELFFGLITEEDIAYWKQKINLESRLMPVPVPSYIDDSEAVANGFGLMGRGRDFEPSDQTGAGVVAEQLQLAKGDSNGIPLCQRLISALISEECSSESEDIKFDACDAEFEADGELDLSSLAHNSRSNSYLACYSTYNGYRITRTSAHDETESDKVDIQSTGLNSSQNMPTLTCSELQYATLGMNEKLLLELQSIGISPESVPEMLQANDEGICEDITRLEEQYQGQMFKRNCLLDGLLKSASVTKEVQEKDFEQNALDKLLMMAYEKYMACWGPSSSGGKNASNKMAKQAALGFVKRTLDRCQQFEDTGKSCFSEPLYKDMFLATSSQPSIVRESDDTEAESIKPSASSFFLEARNGSMGSQQNPSQFSQNVKDHDFNSSDIRHAVNGSSEQASEKEDLWSNRVKKRELSLDDVGSTIGSSSAPSGIGSSASNSTKGRRSERDRDGKGQSREVPSRNGTTKVGRPALSSAKGERKLKTKPKQKATKHSVSVNGLLGKLSEQPKSKSNEMSNNSNSKEKNEFGIGEYDDHEPIDLSNLQLPGMDVLGVPDDLGDQGQDIGSWLNIDDDGLQDHDFMGLEIPMDDLSDLNMMV; encoded by the exons ATGGCAACATCCACCAAGTTTGATGTATCTTCTAGCAGTCCAGATAGACAATTGTACTCTGGGCAACGTGGATCCCACATAGCTCCTTCATTAGATAGATCAGGTAGCTTTCGTGAAAGCTTGGAAAATCCAATTCTGTCTTCTCTTCCAAGCATGTCAAGAAACAGTTCTTCTGCAACTCAAGGGGATGTGGTGAGCTTCTTCAATTGTGTGCGTTTTAATCTAAAGTTGGTGGCTCCAGAGCATAAGTCTAATCGACAAACAGATTATAAACGGCTTGTCAGTGCTGCTCTTGGACTTTCTTCTGATGAATCTCCATCTAGTTCTGCCAAAGGCAAGCAACTATCATCCCCAGTACCAGAAGATATCAAACGGCTCAGGGATAGTTTACATGCAAGTTTTAGGAGGGCAAG AGATCGTGCTAAAATGTTTAGTGAAGCCCTGtctagattcaacaaagatttccAAAATATAACTTCAAAGAAAAGGTCTCGAGCTGAAACTTTTTCTAATGAACGTTCTAGTTTTATGTTAAGTGATCGATCAGTCTTGGGAACAAGCACAGGTAAGGTTGGAGTTCAAAGTCATGTAGTCACAGGTGGTTTTGAACATGACCAGCTGAAGTTGGAAGAAAGAACCAAAAATGTTCCTAACAAGCGCACTCGAACTTCTTTGGTTGATGTAAGG ATGGATATACGGACTAATTCTCTTGTCAGGCCATCTGGAACTGTAGATAGAGATAAAGAAATGTTACGGATTGTCAATAATAGTGCAATTCAGGGTGAGGAACGAACTTTACCGATTGGAGGTGATGGGTGGGAAAAGtcaaaaatgaagaagaagcgtTCTGGCATCAAACCAGATGGGTCTCCAAATACAGCATTGACAAAGCCTGTTAACCTTTTCCAAGAAACTAAACACGGAATGCAACAAAGACTAGCCATTGATACTCGTGCAAAATTGAGTAATGATTCTCATTCTTTCAG GTCAGGAGTTACTAATGGAACTGTTGGAGCTGGAAAATCAGATGGTGTCTCTCAACAAACAGGGTTGGGCATACGCGTCTCTACTCCAAGAAGTGACCTAGAAAATAATTCTCCTGTCAGTGATAGACGGGATCGTCCTGTTAGTTCAGACAAGGAAAGGGTGAATTTCAGAGCTGTTAACAA GGTAACTGCTCGTGATGAATTCAATTCGGCAAGCCCTAATTCAAGTGCAAAAATGAATACACCCATTCGGGCACCACGATCTGGTTCAGGAGTTGCTCCAAAGTCATCACCAGGTGTCCATAGAGCAGCCGTTCCTAATGATTGGGAGCCCTCACATTGTATGACCAAGCCCCCGACCAGTGTTGGCACTAATAATCGCAAGCGTATGGCATCAGCACGATCATCTTCCCCACCTGTTGTCCACTGGCAAAGGCCACAGAAGAGCTCCCGTACGGCTAGGAGAGCAAATTTTGTGTCCACTGTTTCAAGTAATGACGATTCCCCTGCTTTGGATTCTGTGTCAGATGTGACTGGTAATGATCTTGGGTTGGGGTTTGTCAGACGTTTGGCTGGCAATTCTCCTCagcaaattaaattaaaaggtgATTCAACTTCAGCTGCCTTATCTGAAAGTGAAGAGTCAGGGGTGGCTGAGATTAAACCAAAAGAGAAGGGCAGGAAAGCAGCGGAGATAGGTCAGAAATCTGGAAAAAATGTTCAAAAGGTTTCTAACTTCGTCCTTCCCACAAGAAAAAGTAAGCTTGTTTCCGGGGAAGAACATGGAGATGGAGTTAGGAGGCAGGGTAGGACTGGACGCAATTTTCCTGCTGCAAGATCGCCAACACCAATGACATCTGAGAAGCTTGGAAATGTAGGAAATATAGGAACTGTAAAGCAACTTAGAAGTTCAAGACTAGGACTTGAGAAGAGTGAAAG CAGGGCAGGTCGTCCACCAACCAGGAAACTTTCTGATCGTAAGGCATATGCGCGTCAGAAACATACTGCAATTAGTGCATCAGCAGACTTTCTTG TTGGGTCGGAAGATGGACATGAAGAATTATTGGCTGCTGTAAAGGCTGTTACCAACTCTG CTAGTTCTTTTTCCAGCCAATTCTGGAGGCAGATGGAGCTTTTCTTTGGTTTGATAACTGAGGAGGATATTGCTTACTGGAAGCAGAAG ATAAATCTCGAATCAAGATTGATGCCAGTTCCGGTTCCTTCATACATAGATGATTCTGAAGCTGTTGCTAATGGGTTTGGGTTAATGGGCCGTGGAAGAGATTTTGAACCTAGTGATCAAACGGGTGCTGGAGTTGTAGCAGAACAGTTACAACTAGCTAAAGGAGATTCTAATGGAATTCCCCTCTGTCAAAGGCTAATATCTGCTTTAATATCAGAGGAGTGTAGCAGTGAAAGTGAAGATATAAAGTTTGATGCATGTGATGCTGAATTTGAGGCTGATGGAGAGTTGGATTTGAGTAGTTTGGCTCACAATTCTCGATCTAATTCTTACCTTGCTTGTTATTCTACTTACAATGGTTATAGGATAACTAGAACATCAGCACATGATGAGACTGAAAGTGATAAAGTTGATATCCAATCAACTGGGTTGAATTCAAGCCAGAACATGCCTACCTTGACATGTTCAGAGTTGCAATATGCCACCTTGGGTATGAATGAAAAGCTTCTCTTGGAGCTTCAGAGTATTGGAATTTCCCCAGAATCAGTG CCTGAAATGTTGCAAGCAAATGATGAAGGAATTTGTGAGGATATCACTAGGTTAGAGGAGCAGTACCAAGGACAG ATGTTCAAGAGGAACTGCTTACTAGATGGATTATTAAAATCTGCTTCTGTGAcaaaagaagttcaagaaaa GGATTTTGAACAAAATGCTCTTGACAAACTCCTCATGATGGCCTATGAGAAATACATG GCTTGTTGGGGCCCTAGCTCATCAGGTGGGAAGAATGCAAGCAACAAAATGGCCAAGCAAGCTGCACTGGGATTTGTTAAAAGAACATTGGATCGATGCCAACAATTTGAAGATACAGGCAAGAGCTGCTTCAGTGAGCCTTTGTATAAGGATATGTTCCTCGCAACTTCTTCTCAGCCAAGTATTGTTCGAGAATCAGATGACACGGAGGCTGAGTCCATAAAACCTTCTGCTTCTTCCTTTTTTCTGGAAGCAAGAAATG GTTCTATGGGTTCACAGCAGAACCCTTCACAATTTAGTCAGAATGTGAAAGATCATGATTTCAATTCATCAGATATTCGTCATGCTGTAAATGGTTCCTCTGAACAAGCCAGTGAGAAGGAAGATCTTTGGTCAAACAGGGTGAAGAAAAGGGAATTGTCCCTTGATGATGTTGGCAGTACCATTGGCAGTTCAAGTGCTCCATCAGGCATTGGTAGTTCTGCATCAAATAGTACAAAAGGAAGGAGGAGTGAGAGAGACAGAGACGGAAAAGGGCAGAGCAGGGAAGTACCATCCAGAAATGGTACTACTAAAGTTGGTAGGCCAGCATTATCTAGTGCTAAGGGAGAAAGGAAACTCAAAACAAAGCCTAAGCAGAAAGCAACTAAGCATTCTGTTTCTGTAAATGGCTTGCTCGGCAAGCTATCAGAGCAACCTAAATCAAAGTCTAATGAAATGTCTAATAATAGCAACAGCAAGGAGAAAAATGAGTTTGGCATTGGTGAATATGATGACCATGAGCCTATTGATTTGTCCAACCTTCAACTACCTGGAATGGATGTACTAGGTGTTCCTGATGATCTCGGTGACCAAGGTCAGGATATTGGTTCATGGTTGAATATCGATGATGATGGATTGCAAGATCATGACTTTATGGGCCTTGAAATTCCCATGGATGATCTTTCAGACTTAAATATGATGGTTTGA
- the LOC137820492 gene encoding flocculation protein FLO11-like isoform X2 yields the protein MATSTKFDVSSSSPDRQLYSGQRGSHIAPSLDRSGSFRESLENPILSSLPSMSRNSSSATQGDVVSFFNCVRFNLKLVAPEHKSNRQTDYKRLVSAALGLSSDESPSSSAKGKQLSSPVPEDIKRLRDSLHASFRRARDRAKMFSEALSRFNKDFQNITSKKRSRAETFSNERSSFMLSDRSVLGTSTGKVGVQSHVVTGGFEHDQLKLEERTKNVPNKRTRTSLVDVRMDIRTNSLVRPSGTVDRDKEMLRIVNNSAIQGEERTLPIGGDGWEKSKMKKKRSGIKPDGSPNTALTKPVNLFQETKHGMQQRLAIDTRAKLSNDSHSFRSGVTNGTVGAGKSDGVSQQTGLGIRVSTPRSDLENNSPVSDRRDRPVSSDKERVNFRAVNKVTARDEFNSASPNSSAKMNTPIRAPRSGSGVAPKSSPGVHRAAVPNDWEPSHCMTKPPTSVGTNNRKRMASARSSSPPVVHWQRPQKSSRTARRANFVSTVSSNDDSPALDSVSDVTGNDLGLGFVRRLAGNSPQQIKLKGDSTSAALSESEESGVAEIKPKEKGRKAAEIGQKSGKNVQKVSNFVLPTRKSKLVSGEEHGDGVRRQGRTGRNFPAARSPTPMTSEKLGNVGNIGTVKQLRSSRLGLEKSERAGRPPTRKLSDRKAYARQKHTAISASADFLVGSEDGHEELLAAVKAVTNSASSFSSQFWRQMELFFGLITEEDIAYWKQKINLESRLMPVPVPSYIDDSEAVANGFGLMGRGRDFEPSDQTGAGVVAEQLQLAKGDSNGIPLCQRLISALISEECSSESEDIKFDACDAEFEADGELDLSSLAHNSRSNSYLACYSTYNGYRITRTSAHDETESDKVDIQSTGLNSSQNMPTLTCSELQYATLGMNEKLLLELQSIGISPESVPEMLQANDEGICEDITRLEEQYQGQMFKRNCLLDGLLKSASVTKEVQEKDFEQNALDKLLMMAYEKYMACWGPSSSGGKNASNKMAKQAALGFVKRTLDRCQQFEDTGKSCFSEPLYKDMFLATSSQPSIVRESDDTEAESIKPSASSFFLEARNGSMGSQQNPSQFSQNVKDHDFNSSDIRHAVNGSSEQASEKEDLWSNRVKKRELSLDDVGSTIGSSSAPSGIGSSASNSTKGRRSERDRDGKGQSREVPSRNGTTKVGRPALSSAKGERKLKTKPKQKATKHSVSVNGLLGKLSEQPKSKSNEMSNNSNSKEKNEFGIGEYDDHEPIDLSNLQLPGMDVLGVPDDLGDQGQDIGSWLNIDDDGLQDHDFMGLEIPMDDLSDLNMMV from the exons ATGGCAACATCCACCAAGTTTGATGTATCTTCTAGCAGTCCAGATAGACAATTGTACTCTGGGCAACGTGGATCCCACATAGCTCCTTCATTAGATAGATCAGGTAGCTTTCGTGAAAGCTTGGAAAATCCAATTCTGTCTTCTCTTCCAAGCATGTCAAGAAACAGTTCTTCTGCAACTCAAGGGGATGTGGTGAGCTTCTTCAATTGTGTGCGTTTTAATCTAAAGTTGGTGGCTCCAGAGCATAAGTCTAATCGACAAACAGATTATAAACGGCTTGTCAGTGCTGCTCTTGGACTTTCTTCTGATGAATCTCCATCTAGTTCTGCCAAAGGCAAGCAACTATCATCCCCAGTACCAGAAGATATCAAACGGCTCAGGGATAGTTTACATGCAAGTTTTAGGAGGGCAAG AGATCGTGCTAAAATGTTTAGTGAAGCCCTGtctagattcaacaaagatttccAAAATATAACTTCAAAGAAAAGGTCTCGAGCTGAAACTTTTTCTAATGAACGTTCTAGTTTTATGTTAAGTGATCGATCAGTCTTGGGAACAAGCACAGGTAAGGTTGGAGTTCAAAGTCATGTAGTCACAGGTGGTTTTGAACATGACCAGCTGAAGTTGGAAGAAAGAACCAAAAATGTTCCTAACAAGCGCACTCGAACTTCTTTGGTTGATGTAAGG ATGGATATACGGACTAATTCTCTTGTCAGGCCATCTGGAACTGTAGATAGAGATAAAGAAATGTTACGGATTGTCAATAATAGTGCAATTCAGGGTGAGGAACGAACTTTACCGATTGGAGGTGATGGGTGGGAAAAGtcaaaaatgaagaagaagcgtTCTGGCATCAAACCAGATGGGTCTCCAAATACAGCATTGACAAAGCCTGTTAACCTTTTCCAAGAAACTAAACACGGAATGCAACAAAGACTAGCCATTGATACTCGTGCAAAATTGAGTAATGATTCTCATTCTTTCAG GTCAGGAGTTACTAATGGAACTGTTGGAGCTGGAAAATCAGATGGTGTCTCTCAACAAACAGGGTTGGGCATACGCGTCTCTACTCCAAGAAGTGACCTAGAAAATAATTCTCCTGTCAGTGATAGACGGGATCGTCCTGTTAGTTCAGACAAGGAAAGGGTGAATTTCAGAGCTGTTAACAA GGTAACTGCTCGTGATGAATTCAATTCGGCAAGCCCTAATTCAAGTGCAAAAATGAATACACCCATTCGGGCACCACGATCTGGTTCAGGAGTTGCTCCAAAGTCATCACCAGGTGTCCATAGAGCAGCCGTTCCTAATGATTGGGAGCCCTCACATTGTATGACCAAGCCCCCGACCAGTGTTGGCACTAATAATCGCAAGCGTATGGCATCAGCACGATCATCTTCCCCACCTGTTGTCCACTGGCAAAGGCCACAGAAGAGCTCCCGTACGGCTAGGAGAGCAAATTTTGTGTCCACTGTTTCAAGTAATGACGATTCCCCTGCTTTGGATTCTGTGTCAGATGTGACTGGTAATGATCTTGGGTTGGGGTTTGTCAGACGTTTGGCTGGCAATTCTCCTCagcaaattaaattaaaaggtgATTCAACTTCAGCTGCCTTATCTGAAAGTGAAGAGTCAGGGGTGGCTGAGATTAAACCAAAAGAGAAGGGCAGGAAAGCAGCGGAGATAGGTCAGAAATCTGGAAAAAATGTTCAAAAGGTTTCTAACTTCGTCCTTCCCACAAGAAAAAGTAAGCTTGTTTCCGGGGAAGAACATGGAGATGGAGTTAGGAGGCAGGGTAGGACTGGACGCAATTTTCCTGCTGCAAGATCGCCAACACCAATGACATCTGAGAAGCTTGGAAATGTAGGAAATATAGGAACTGTAAAGCAACTTAGAAGTTCAAGACTAGGACTTGAGAAGAGTGAAAG GGCAGGTCGTCCACCAACCAGGAAACTTTCTGATCGTAAGGCATATGCGCGTCAGAAACATACTGCAATTAGTGCATCAGCAGACTTTCTTG TTGGGTCGGAAGATGGACATGAAGAATTATTGGCTGCTGTAAAGGCTGTTACCAACTCTG CTAGTTCTTTTTCCAGCCAATTCTGGAGGCAGATGGAGCTTTTCTTTGGTTTGATAACTGAGGAGGATATTGCTTACTGGAAGCAGAAG ATAAATCTCGAATCAAGATTGATGCCAGTTCCGGTTCCTTCATACATAGATGATTCTGAAGCTGTTGCTAATGGGTTTGGGTTAATGGGCCGTGGAAGAGATTTTGAACCTAGTGATCAAACGGGTGCTGGAGTTGTAGCAGAACAGTTACAACTAGCTAAAGGAGATTCTAATGGAATTCCCCTCTGTCAAAGGCTAATATCTGCTTTAATATCAGAGGAGTGTAGCAGTGAAAGTGAAGATATAAAGTTTGATGCATGTGATGCTGAATTTGAGGCTGATGGAGAGTTGGATTTGAGTAGTTTGGCTCACAATTCTCGATCTAATTCTTACCTTGCTTGTTATTCTACTTACAATGGTTATAGGATAACTAGAACATCAGCACATGATGAGACTGAAAGTGATAAAGTTGATATCCAATCAACTGGGTTGAATTCAAGCCAGAACATGCCTACCTTGACATGTTCAGAGTTGCAATATGCCACCTTGGGTATGAATGAAAAGCTTCTCTTGGAGCTTCAGAGTATTGGAATTTCCCCAGAATCAGTG CCTGAAATGTTGCAAGCAAATGATGAAGGAATTTGTGAGGATATCACTAGGTTAGAGGAGCAGTACCAAGGACAG ATGTTCAAGAGGAACTGCTTACTAGATGGATTATTAAAATCTGCTTCTGTGAcaaaagaagttcaagaaaa GGATTTTGAACAAAATGCTCTTGACAAACTCCTCATGATGGCCTATGAGAAATACATG GCTTGTTGGGGCCCTAGCTCATCAGGTGGGAAGAATGCAAGCAACAAAATGGCCAAGCAAGCTGCACTGGGATTTGTTAAAAGAACATTGGATCGATGCCAACAATTTGAAGATACAGGCAAGAGCTGCTTCAGTGAGCCTTTGTATAAGGATATGTTCCTCGCAACTTCTTCTCAGCCAAGTATTGTTCGAGAATCAGATGACACGGAGGCTGAGTCCATAAAACCTTCTGCTTCTTCCTTTTTTCTGGAAGCAAGAAATG GTTCTATGGGTTCACAGCAGAACCCTTCACAATTTAGTCAGAATGTGAAAGATCATGATTTCAATTCATCAGATATTCGTCATGCTGTAAATGGTTCCTCTGAACAAGCCAGTGAGAAGGAAGATCTTTGGTCAAACAGGGTGAAGAAAAGGGAATTGTCCCTTGATGATGTTGGCAGTACCATTGGCAGTTCAAGTGCTCCATCAGGCATTGGTAGTTCTGCATCAAATAGTACAAAAGGAAGGAGGAGTGAGAGAGACAGAGACGGAAAAGGGCAGAGCAGGGAAGTACCATCCAGAAATGGTACTACTAAAGTTGGTAGGCCAGCATTATCTAGTGCTAAGGGAGAAAGGAAACTCAAAACAAAGCCTAAGCAGAAAGCAACTAAGCATTCTGTTTCTGTAAATGGCTTGCTCGGCAAGCTATCAGAGCAACCTAAATCAAAGTCTAATGAAATGTCTAATAATAGCAACAGCAAGGAGAAAAATGAGTTTGGCATTGGTGAATATGATGACCATGAGCCTATTGATTTGTCCAACCTTCAACTACCTGGAATGGATGTACTAGGTGTTCCTGATGATCTCGGTGACCAAGGTCAGGATATTGGTTCATGGTTGAATATCGATGATGATGGATTGCAAGATCATGACTTTATGGGCCTTGAAATTCCCATGGATGATCTTTCAGACTTAAATATGATGGTTTGA